The Streptomyces capitiformicae genome contains the following window.
GTCGTTCTGGTCGCCGCGAACCTGCTCAACAACTGGCTCGTGCGGGGCCCCTTCGCGTACGTGCTCACGTGTGTGACGGCGACGGCCGTACTGGTACTGATCGCCCGCTGGGACGGTCTGACCTTGGCCGATCTGGGGCTCGACGCAGCGGGTGTGCGCCGGGGACTGCGGTGGGCGCCCGTCCTGGCCGGTGCCGTCCTCGCCGTCTTCCTGCTCCTTCTCGCCGTTCCGGCCGGCCGAGAGGCGTTCCGGGACGCCAGGGCCGTCGACCTGTCCGCGGAGCAGCTGCTGTGGCGGGTGCTGGTGCGGGTCCCGTTCGGCACCGTGCTGCTGGAGGAGACCGCCTTCCGCGGTGTTCTGTGGGCCATGATCCGGCGCCGGCACGGAACGGCGTGGGCCACCGCCGTGTCGTCACTGCTCTTCGGTCTCTGGCATCTGCTGCCGTCCCGCGGACTCAACCGTTCCAACACCGCCGTGGCAACGGCTTTCGGAAGCAGTTCGGCAGACGTGGCACCGACCGTCATGGTGGCCGTCGTGGCCATGGTCGCCGCCGGGGTGATCCTGTGCGAGCTGCGGCGCCGTTCAGGCAGCCTGCTGGCTCCCGCGGCGCTGCACTGGGCGATCAACGGTTTCGGCTACGCGCTGGCATGGGCGGCGCCCAGGTGGTGGCTCGGCACTTGAACGGATGCTCCCGGGTGGCACTCCGGCTGAGCTGAGTCGGCGCCGGCGTCCAGGGCGTGTTGCGAAAGTCCCGTCGTCCGCCCGGAGGGCGGGTCGGGCGGCGTCTGGTGCGGACATCAGCCGCTGCCGCGGCGGGCGCGAGGCCGCCCTCCGGGCGACGACGGGAATGTGACGACAGACCCTAGAGCGCGTCCACGGCGCTCACCTTCCAGCCCTCGGAGGTGCGGGTGAGCGTCATCCGCACCCGGTTCAGATCCACGCGGGACTTCGTGACCTGGGTGCTCGTGGTGACCTGGTTGACGAACAGCAGCACCACGGCCTTGTCCGGTCCGGCCGACACGACGGACGCCGCGGGCAGGCCACCGCCCGAGGGTGCCGCCACCGTCGCCTTCACCACGCCGTGGTACTTCCTGGCGGTCGGTCCGACCACCTTCGTCGTGGTCCTTCCGTACTCGGTGCGGAAGGACCCGGTCAGATGGGTGCGGGCGCGGGCGAAGTCCCGGTCGAGATGCCGGTAGTCGTACGACAGGACGACGGGCGCCGCCTTCCGCGCGGCCGCGAGCGCCTCTCCCCGCGTCTGTTCCGCGCGCCTCCCCTCCCGGTACTGCCACCCGAGCACGGCGATGGCAACCAGACCTGCCACGAGCAGGACGCAGGACACCAGGGTGAGCAGCCGTCGCCAGGACCGTCGTACGGACGCGCTCTCCTCCGGCGCCGCCTTCTCGGATTCCGACGCCGGCTCCGGCGGGTCGTCCCACCCGTCACCGCTCGGAGCATCGATCACCACCGTGCGCCCGGAGTACCGCTCCTCGGCCCGTGGTGGTGCCTCGGCCACGAGGTGTTCCACACGTCGGGCGCGCTTGGCCGCCGCGCGGGCGGCCGCGGTCATGGTGCGGCGGGCGGGGGATCCGGCGCCGCGGCCTCGCGAGGTCGTGTTCGCCACGGTCTTTCTCCTCAACTCTGGTGCCTGTTCATACGGGAGGCCGGTCGTCAGCCAACGAACTCGACGTCGGACGTCAGCCAGTGGCCGTCCTTGAGCACGAGGTCGAGCTGGAGCCGGTACGTGCGCGCCTCTCCCTTGGGCACGGCGATGTTGGTCACCTTGCTGTCGGCGACGACCAGGACCCGGGCGGACCTGGCGTCGGACCGCACGATGCCCGCTTCGAGGACCTGTCCCTCGGACACGGACTTGTTCTCGGCGACCAGTTCGGTCAACTGCTCGGTCTGCGCGGCGAACTGCTCCTTGAAGTCGCCGGTGGCGCTCTTGAGCACGTTCCCGCTGTCCCGGTCGTAGTGGCGGTAGTCGAGCGAGGTGAAGTTCAGCGCCGACTGGCAGGCCGCCGCCAGGATGTCCTGCCGCCGCTGCTCGGCCGCGCGCTGCCCGGACAGCCCCACGGCCAGCCAGACCGACAACGCGGTCGTCAGGACGGTCGCGACGACGAGTACGGCGGACAGCGCCTTGCGGCGCCCCCGCTTCCCATCGGCGGCGTTCATGCCATCGGTCTCGGTGTTCATGCCATCGGTCTCGGTGTTCATGCCATCGGTCTCGGTGTTCATGCCATCGGTCTCGGCGTTCATGCCATCGGTCCGACGAGTAGCCATTGCCACGACTCCTTTCCGAAGACGGTCTGTTCGCCGCCCGTCGAGCCGATCTCGACGGGCCTCCCGTCCGGGCCGGTGGCGGTGCCCGTGTCCGGGTCGTACGGGGTGACGTACGCGGCCCGTTCGGCGCCGTACGAACCCGCCGACGCGCCGGGGGCGTTCTGCGCGCCGCGCACCGAGGTGTCGCTGCCGCGCGGCGCCGTGCAGCGGGCGTCGGTGTTCGCCGGGCGGGTGCCGGTGTCGGCGGGGTCGCGGCGCTGCGTCCCGCCGTACCCCTGGGTGCACGGCGGTGGGTCGTCGGCGCCGAGGACAAGGCCGAAGTGGGTGGTGCCGTCGCCCGGGATGACCGTGTAGCTGCCGGCGACGACGACCGGGAAGGTGACCAGGGCCTGTTCGACTCCGGGCAGCCGCGCCACGGTGACCTGGCCGCCGCTGATGAGGTTGGCCAGCAGGACCGGCAGATCCGGCCGGGTCGACTTCAGCAGGGAGTCGATCTCCTGCGCGGCGGGCGTCGCGTTGCCGATCAGCCGGCGCAGATCCCCGTCGCTCGACTTCAACTCGGCGGTGAGCGCCGCGAGATCGCGGGAGAACGACTTGATGGCCGAACCCTGGTCGGCCTGGGTCTTGAGCACCGTCCGCGAGTCCTCGATCAGTGAGATCGTCTCCGGGAGCGTGTCGGACGCCGCCTCGACGAGTTCGTTCCCCGAGTCCACGAGTCGGCTCAGCCGCGGCCCGGTACCGGAGAAGGCCTTGCCCAGTTCGTCGACGGTGGTGCGCAGATCGTCCTTGCCGACGGAGTTGACCAGCCGGTCGAGGCTGAGGACGAGGTCGGTGGTGGGCAGGGGCACCCGGGTGCGCTCGCGCGGTATCGGGCTGCCGTCGAGCAGGTACGGGCCGCCGGCCCGCCGGGGTTGCAGATCGACGTACTGCTCGCCCACCGCCGAACGGTTGGCGACCACCGCCAGGGTGTCGGCCGGGATACGGGGCGCGTCGTCCTCGATCTCCAGGTCCACCGACACCCCTCGGCCGGACAGCCGCAGTTCGCCCACCCGGCCCACCGGCACCCCTCGGTAGGTGACCTCGGCACCGGAGAAGATGCCCCCGGACGCCGCGAAGTCGGCCCGCACGGTGTAGCCGCGGTCGAGGACGTCGTCCACCAGGCCCGTGTACTCGGCGCCGACGTACGACACCCCGACGGCGGTGAGGGTGGCGAAGGCGAGCAGCTGGGCCTTGACCGTACGGGTGATCACGGCTGTATTCCCTTCAGCATGAGCTCGGCGAGCGCGAGGTCGATCCCCGCCGGGAGGCGGCCGGAGTCCGCCCGGGGGCCGTAGCCCGCGGTGCACACCGGCGGGCACAGCAGGTCGTCGCCGTCAGTGGGCGCCGAGGGTGCGACCGGAACCTCCGGGGTCTCGGGCAGCGGGGTCGGCGTCGGGACACCGGGCACGTCCGGGAGTTCCGGCACTTCCGGCAGGTCCGGGATGCCGGAACCGTCGTCCCCGTCATCGGAGCCGCCGGACTCGCCGGGCTTGTCCTTGACGTTGCCGTAGATGCCCGCCAGGTCGAGTTCGGCGGTGACCGCGAGGTTGACGTAGTCGCCCTTGACGGCGTCGACCACATTGCGCGGGAACGGGTAAGTGGTCAGCAGCTCAAGGGAGTTGGGCAGGTCGTCGCCGGCCTTGTTGAGCTGCTGCAGGATCGGCTTCAGCTGCTTGAGGTTGGCGACGGCGTCGTCCCGCGAGGCGTTCACGACCCGGGTGCCGGTCTTGCCCAGCTTCGACAGGGCGGTGAGCATCAGCGTCAGGTCGCGGCGCTGGTCGGCGAGGACCTTCAGCGCGGGCGGCAGCGTGTCGACGGCGTCGGCGATCGTCTTCTTCTCCTTCCTCAGCCGCTTGGCCAGCCGGTCGATGCCCTTGAGGGCGCGGACGATGTCCGCGCGCTGCCCGTCGAGGCCGCCGAGGAACGTGTCGAGTTCCGTGAGCAGGGACCTGACCCGGTTCTCGCGGCCCTCCAGGGCCTTGTTGAGCTCCACGGTGATCGTCTTGAGCTGGGCGACACCGCCGCCGTTGAGGAGCGCGGACAGGGCGGACAACACCTCCTCGATCTCCGGGTTGCGGCCGCTGCGGGACAGCGGGACGCGGTCGCCGTCGCGGAGCCGTCCGACGGGCGCGGCGCCGACCGGCGCGGACAGCGCCACGTACTTCTCGCCGAGCATGCTGGTCTGCCGGAGCTCGGCGACCGCGTTGGCGGGCAGCTTCACCGAGTCGGCGACGCGCAGCCGCACCCGGGCGTGCCAGCCGTCCAGCTCCACCTTCTCGACCGCGCCCACGGTGACGTTGTTGACCTTGACCGCCGACTGCGGCACCAGGTCCAGTACGTCCCTGAACTCGACCGTGACGTGGTAGGCGCGGCCGTCCGCCGCCGCTCCTCCGGGGAGCTGGACGTCGTACCAGCCGTTGAACCCGCAGCCCGACAGCAGCAGCGAACCGGCGGCCGTCCACACGACCGTCCGTCCCCCGCGCGGCACACTCATGAATCGGCTCATGCTCGGGCCTCCAGGATTCCGCCGAGCGTTCGGTCGACCGTGCCCGTCACCGCGGGGGCCGCCGGTACCTCGGGCAGGGAGTCGAAGAGTTTCTTCAGCTCCGCGCAGTCGGGGTTCTTGCCGCCCTCGTCCCCGGTCGTCTTCAGAAGGGAGCACAGGAGGGATGCCGGGTCCTGCGGCTCCTCGGGGTTGTTGCGGGTGTCGAGGGTGCCGGCGGAGGCGTTGTAGGCGTTCTGCAGGTTCGACAGACCCGTGGGGGCGACCTCCAACAGCTCCTCCAACGCGGCGCGTTGGGCGACGAGGACCTTGGTGACCTTGCTGAGGCCCCGCACGTTCGAGGTCAGTGACTTCTTGTTCTTCTTCACGAACTCCGACACGTCGCCAAGTGCCGCACCCAGGTGCTTCAACGCCGCCGCGAGATCCTCGCGCTCTCCGGCGAGCTGCTCCGCCACCTTGGTGAGGCTGTCGTTGAACGACCGCACGCGTCGGTCGTCGGCCGCCAGCGCGGCCGTGAACACCTGGAGGTTCTGTACGGTGCCGAACAGGTCGCCCCGCCCGTCGGACAGGGTGGTGACGGCCTGTGAGAGGTCCTCGACGGTCTGGTTGAGGTTCTCGCCCTGGCCTTCGAGGTTGTCCGCGCTCACGCCCAGCAGCCGCGACAGGGAGCCGTCCTTGTTCGCGCCCTTCGGACCGAGCGCCTCGGACGTGGTGTGCAGGCTGTCGAAGATCCGGTCCAGCTCGACGGGGACGGCCGTGCGCGACTCGGGAATGACGTCGCCGTCCCGCAGCACCGGGCCCTTGCGGTACACCGGCAGCAGTTGCACGTAACGGTCGCTGACCACCGAGGAGTTGATGATGGCGGCCTGGGCGTCGGCGGGCAGCTTGCGGCCCTCCTCGTACTCCAGCTCGACGCGCACCCGGTTGCCCTCCGGCGTGATCCGCTTGACCTCGCCGATGCGGATGCCGAGGACGCGGACGTCCGAGCCGGGGTAGATACCGACGGTGCGCGGGAAGTACGCCGTGACCCGGACGGTCCCGGGGCGCGGCCACAGCACGACGGCGAGCGCGGCGACGACCGCGAGCACGGTGAGCAGTACCAGGGTGCGCCGGGCGGACGAGCGCCTGGTCATCGTGAGCCTCCCGTACGTGGCACCACCGGGGCGGCGACCAGGTTCTGGACGTAGGAGTCGAACCAGCGGCCGTTGCCGAGGGTGTTGGTGAACACCCGGACGTAGGGCGCGAGCAGCTTGACGCTCCGGTCGAGGCTCGCCTGGTTGCGTTCGAGCATCCTGACGAAGGTGTTGAGGTTCTTGAGCGCGGGCCCGATCTCCTCGCGGTTGTCCTCGACCAGTCCGGAGAGCTCGATGCCCAGCAGGGCGGAACTCTTGAGCAGTTTGTGGATCGCCGTGCGCCGCTTGCTGATCTCCTTGAACAGCTTGTCGCCGTCCTTCACCAGCGTGGAGAAGTCCTTGGAGTGCTCGGCCAGCACCCCGGTGACTCCGTTCGCGTGGTCGAGGAGCTCGCGCAGCGCCTTGTCGCGCGAGGCCACGGTCCGGGAGATCCGTGACAGTCCCTTGATGGACGCCCGCACCTCCGGGGGCGAGTCCTGGAAGGTGGTGGAGATCGTGTCCAGCGCCTTCGCGAGCTGCTCCGTGTCGACCTCCTCCGTCGTGGTGGTCAGATCGCTGAACGCCTGCACGACGTCGTACGCGGACACCGTCCGCCGCAGCGGGATCTCGCTGCCCGCCTTCAGTTGGCCCGGCCCCTTCGGGTGCAGCGCGAGGTACTTCGCGCCGAGGATCGTCTTGACCCGGATCGAGGCACCGGTCTCGGTGCCGAAGTCCGGGTCGTCCTTGACCTTGAAGGTCACCTTGACGTGGTCGCCGTCCAGATCGACGTCCTCGACCTTGCCGACCTTGACCCCGGCGATCCGCACCTCGTCGCCCGGCTTGAGTCCGCCCGCCTCGGAGAAGGCGGCGCTGTACGTCTCGCCGCCGCCGATGACCGGCAGGCTGTCGGCGTTGAACGCCGCCACGGTCAGCAGCGCGAGGGTGGTGAGCCCGACCGCGCCGACGACCACGGGGTTGCGGTCCCGGAACGGCTTCAGCCGCGGGCGGCCCGCCTTCCGGGGAAGCCTGATCCTCGGCAGCTTCGGTGGCAGTATGCGCACCTTCATCAGGGGCTCCGGGCGGCGGCGCCGCGTCCTGCGCGGCGCGATGCGGATCCTCATGCGCCGCACCTCGCCCGCGCCACGTGGAACTCGGGGGTGAGCACCTGCTTCGTCTTCGGCAGCACGATCCGGCCGTCGAAGTCGCAGAGGTAGAAGTTGAACCAGGAGCCGTAGGACGCCGTCCCCGTCAGCTCGGTGAGCTTGTTCGGCAGCCGCTTCAGCACGCCCTCCACGGTCTTCTCGTTCCTGTTCAGCGTTCCGGTGAGCTCACCCAGCTCGGCGATGTCGTCCTTCAGCGGCGGGCGGGCGTCGTGCAGGAGCCCCGATGTGGCCTCCGTGAGGTCGCCGATGCTCACCAGGGACTCCCCGATGGGCTTGCGGTCGGCGGACAGTCCGGAGATCACCCGCCGCAACTGCGTCAGCAGTCCGGAGAAACGGCCACCGCGCTCGTCGAGCGTCTTCAGTACGGAGTTGAGGTTGTCGATCACGGAGCCGATCAGCTCGTCGCGGTCGGCGAGCGTCGTGGTGAGTGAGGCCGTGTGCGCGAGCAGGCTGTTCACCGTGCCGCCCTCGCCCTGCAGGGTTTTGATGATCTCGGTGGCGAGCTGGTTGACGTCGCCTGGGCTGAGCGCGGCGAACAGCGGCTTGAAGCCGTTGAGCAGCGCGTTGAGGTCCAGCGCGGGCTGGGTCCTGGACAGCGGGATGGTGCCGCCGGGCCGCAGCCGGGTGCCGTTGCCGGCGCCCTCGGTGAGCGCGATGTACCGCTGTCCGACCAGGTTCCGGTAGCGGACGACCGCGCCGGTGCTGGTGAGCAGCGGGCGCTCCGCGGTGACCGTGAAGGTGACCTCGGCCAGTGTCCGGTCCTTGATCCGGATGCCCTCGACCTCGCCGACCCGCACGCCGGCCACGCGGATGTCGTCGCCCTCCTCCAGGCCGGTCACATCGCTGAACACAGCCCGGTACGTGTCCTTCGGCGCGAAGGACACGTTGACGATGGTGGCGGCGAGCAGAGCCGTCGCCAGGATCGTCACCAGCGCGAAGAGGCCGAACTTGACGAGCGGGGCGCCGGTTCGACGGGCTCCTGTGGTCCTCATGCGACGCTCACCGCCGTTCCCCGGGCCAGCGGGCCGAACAGCAGGGTCGCGACGGGCGGCACCTCGTCCGCCGGTACGCCCATGACGGGGGCCACGAGCGAGCCCACGGCCCGCTGCTCGGCATCGGTGGCGGACACGTCGACTCCTCCGGGCAGGGCGTCGCTCGAACGGCCGGACGACGTACCGTCATTGAGGTCGGTGTGGGGAGCGGGCACCTGCGGATTCGGCAGACCCCGGCAGTTCGGCCCGGACCGCTCGGCGTAACGCGGCTCCTCGCCGGGCTCGTATGCGGCCTGCGGGCGGACGACTTCGAGGGTGATCCGCATCCGGCCGCCCCGGAACGCCTCCTCGGACGCCTTCTCCTGCCGGACCAGGCCATCGAGGAGGCAGGGGTACTCGGGTGAGTAGCGGGCGAACAGCTGAAGGGTGGGGCGGGAGACCCGGCCCAGCGTGATCAGCCGGTCGCCGTTCGCGTCGAAGAAGTCCTCACCGGTGCCCGCGACGGTCGCGGTAGTGCGGAGCGCGGCGGCCAGCCGGTCCTTCTTCTCGACGATCGTGCGGCTGGTGGTGACCGTGTTGCGCAGGATCCGCATCAGGTCGGGCGCCGCGTCCCCGTACACCTCGGCGACATCGGCGAAGCGCGAGATGTCCTCCTTGAGGGACGGCAGATGCGGGTTGAGGCGGCGCAGATATGCCTCGACCCGGGTGAGGTTGTCGCCGATGCGGTCGCCGCGGCCCTCCAGCGCGGTGGCGAACGCCGAGAGCGTGGCGTTCAGTTCCCCGGGCTCGACCGTGCGCAGCAGCGGCAGCAGGTCGTTCAGCAACCGCTGCAGTTCCATGCCCACCTTCGTACGGTCCTGGGTGATGACGTCCCCGGCGCGGATGGGCCGGGCCGAGGAACCGCGCGGTGCCACGAGGTCGACGTACTTCTCGCCGAACAGCGTCTTGGGCAGCAGCCGCGCGTGCACGTCCGACGGGATGAACGCGACGTACTCCGGCTTGAGCGCGATGTCGAGGGTCGCCTTCTCGCCGTCCGCGCGCACCGCGCGCACCTCACCGACCAGCAGCCCGCGCAGCTTGACGTCGGCGCGCGGATCCAGCTGGTTGCCGAGGCTGCCCGCCTCCAGGGTGATGCGCACCACCGAGGTGAACGCCTGCTGGTAGACGGCCACGGCGAGCGACAGCAGCAGCGCGAGCACGGCGATGAAGGCGATGCCGTACAACCGAAGCCTCAGTACTCTCATTGCTCTCATCGACTTCACCCCGCGATCCGTACGGTCGTGTTGGCGCCCCAGATCGCGAGGCTCAGAAAGAAGTCCAGGACGTTGATGGCGACGATCGAGGTCCGCACCGCGCGGCCCACGGCGACGCCGACCCCGGCGGGCCCGCCGCTCGCGTAGTAGCCGTAGTAGCAGTGCACCAGGATGATCAGGACGGCGAAGACGATCACCTTGCCGAAGGACCACAGCACGTCGACCGGCGGCAGGTACTGGTGGAAGTAGTGGTCGTACGTGCCGGTCGACTGCCCGTAGTAGCCGGTGGTGATGGTGCGGGCGGCGAGGTAGGAGGACAGCAGGCCGATCACGTACAGCGGGATCACGGCGACGAAACCGGCGACCATCCTGGTGGTCACCAGGAACGGCAGCGAGGGCACGCCCATCACCTCCAGGGCGTCGGTCTCCTCACTGATCCGCATCGCTCCGAGCTGTGCGGTGAACCCGGCGCCGACCGTGGCGGACAGGGCGAGCCCGGCCACCAGCGGGGCGATCTCCCGGGTGTTGAAGTACGCCGACAGGAAGGCCACGAAGTTGGAGGTGCCGAGCTGGTTGAGGGCCGCGTAGCCCTGGAGGCCCACCTCGGTGCCCGTGAAGAACGACAGGAAGGCGATGACGCCGACCGTGCCGCCGACGACGGCCAGCGCCCCGCGCCCGAAGCTCACCTCGGCGAGCAGCCGCACGATCTCCTTCTTGTAGCGGCGCAGGGTGCGGCCCGTCCACGCGAGCGAGCGGCCGTAGAAGGAGAGCTGGGTGCCCAGCTCCTCCAGCGAGCGGAGCGGGCGGTCGAGGAGTCGTAGAGGTCGCATCGTCGGTTCCCTCAGCCCCTCTGCGGGACGACTTGGAAGTACACCGCCGTCATCACGAAGTTGGTCACGAACAGCAACATGAAGGTGATCACCACTGATTGGTTGACCGCGTCGCCGACACCCTTGGGGCCGCCCTTCGCGGTGAGCCCCTTGTACGAGGCGACGATCCCGGCGATCGCCCCGAACACCAGCGCCTTCACCTCTGCCGCCCACAGGTCGGAGAGCTGGGCGAGGGTCGTGAAGGACGCCAGATACGCGCCGGGCGTGCCGTTCTGGAGGATCACGTTGAAGAAATAACCGCCCGCGACGCCGACCACCGACACCAGGCCGTTGAGCAGCACGGCCACCACCATGGAGGCCAGGACGCGGGGTACGACCAGCCGGTGGATCGGGTCGATGCCGAGCACCTGCATGGCGTCGATCTCGTCGCGGATCTTGCGCGCCCCGAGGTCCGCGCAGATCGCCGTGCCGCCCGCGCCCGCGATCAGCAGTGCGGTGACGATCGGCGAGGCCTCCCGCAGGACGGCGAGGACGGAGGCGGCACCCGAGAAGGACTGGGCGCCGAGCTGCCGGGTCAGGCTGCCTATCTGGAGGGCGATGACGGCCCCGAAGGGGATCGACACGAGGGCCGTGGGCAGGATCGTGACGCTCGCGACGAACCACGCCTGCTGGATGAACTCCCGTGCCTGGAAGGGCCGTCGGGGTATGGTCCGCACGACATCCAGCGCCATCGCGAACAGGTTGCCCGAGTGCCGCAGCGCTCCGGTCGGTGACAGGCTCACGCTCCGGCCACCTCCCTCCGGTGCAGCTCGGATTCCCGTCGTGCGATGGCCTCCCAGCGGGGCGGCCTGGTGATGCCCGGACCCGGCAGCAGGCGGGGAGGCAGCTCCTGACTGCCGGGCGTCGTGGTGTGCTCGCCGTCGCCGAGCTGTGCCAGCTCCTGCTCGACCTGGGCGGCATCCTTCTCCTCCGCCATGCCGATCGGCCCCTGCATCCGGCCGCCCAGGAACTGGCGTACGACGGGCTCGTCGCTGGTCAGCAGCTTCTCGCGGGGGCCGAACATCACCAGCTCGCGCCGGAACAGCAGCCCGATGTTGTCCGGCACCTGGCGGGCCGAGGCGATGTCGTGCGTGACGATCAGGAAGGTGGCGTCGATCTGCGCGTTGAGGTCGACGATCAGCTGGTTGAGGTAGGCGACGCGTACGGGGTCGAGGCCCGAGTCGGGCTCGTCGAAGAGGATGATCTCGGGGTCCAGCACCAGGGCCCGTGCCAGCCCGGCCCGCTTGCGCATACCGCCGGAGATCTCGCCGGGCAGTTTCCCCTCGGCGCCGATCAGCCCGACCATGTCCATCTTCTCCAGCACGATGCGCCGGATCTGGCTCTCGGACTTCCGGGTGTGCTCGCGCAGCGGGAAGGCGATGTTGTCGTACAGGTTCATCGAGCCGAACAGCGCGCCGTCCTGGAACAGCACACCGAACAGCTTCCGTACCTCGTACAGGTCGTGCTCACGGAGC
Protein-coding sequences here:
- a CDS encoding CPBP family intramembrane glutamic endopeptidase; amino-acid sequence: MRIVCVVVVLVAANLLNNWLVRGPFAYVLTCVTATAVLVLIARWDGLTLADLGLDAAGVRRGLRWAPVLAGAVLAVFLLLLAVPAGREAFRDARAVDLSAEQLLWRVLVRVPFGTVLLEETAFRGVLWAMIRRRHGTAWATAVSSLLFGLWHLLPSRGLNRSNTAVATAFGSSSADVAPTVMVAVVAMVAAGVILCELRRRSGSLLAPAALHWAINGFGYALAWAAPRWWLGT
- a CDS encoding MCE family protein translates to MITRTVKAQLLAFATLTAVGVSYVGAEYTGLVDDVLDRGYTVRADFAASGGIFSGAEVTYRGVPVGRVGELRLSGRGVSVDLEIEDDAPRIPADTLAVVANRSAVGEQYVDLQPRRAGGPYLLDGSPIPRERTRVPLPTTDLVLSLDRLVNSVGKDDLRTTVDELGKAFSGTGPRLSRLVDSGNELVEAASDTLPETISLIEDSRTVLKTQADQGSAIKSFSRDLAALTAELKSSDGDLRRLIGNATPAAQEIDSLLKSTRPDLPVLLANLISGGQVTVARLPGVEQALVTFPVVVAGSYTVIPGDGTTHFGLVLGADDPPPCTQGYGGTQRRDPADTGTRPANTDARCTAPRGSDTSVRGAQNAPGASAGSYGAERAAYVTPYDPDTGTATGPDGRPVEIGSTGGEQTVFGKESWQWLLVGPMA
- a CDS encoding MCE family protein, with the protein product MSRFMSVPRGGRTVVWTAAGSLLLSGCGFNGWYDVQLPGGAAADGRAYHVTVEFRDVLDLVPQSAVKVNNVTVGAVEKVELDGWHARVRLRVADSVKLPANAVAELRQTSMLGEKYVALSAPVGAAPVGRLRDGDRVPLSRSGRNPEIEEVLSALSALLNGGGVAQLKTITVELNKALEGRENRVRSLLTELDTFLGGLDGQRADIVRALKGIDRLAKRLRKEKKTIADAVDTLPPALKVLADQRRDLTLMLTALSKLGKTGTRVVNASRDDAVANLKQLKPILQQLNKAGDDLPNSLELLTTYPFPRNVVDAVKGDYVNLAVTAELDLAGIYGNVKDKPGESGGSDDGDDGSGIPDLPEVPELPDVPGVPTPTPLPETPEVPVAPSAPTDGDDLLCPPVCTAGYGPRADSGRLPAGIDLALAELMLKGIQP
- a CDS encoding MCE family protein gives rise to the protein MTRRSSARRTLVLLTVLAVVAALAVVLWPRPGTVRVTAYFPRTVGIYPGSDVRVLGIRIGEVKRITPEGNRVRVELEYEEGRKLPADAQAAIINSSVVSDRYVQLLPVYRKGPVLRDGDVIPESRTAVPVELDRIFDSLHTTSEALGPKGANKDGSLSRLLGVSADNLEGQGENLNQTVEDLSQAVTTLSDGRGDLFGTVQNLQVFTAALAADDRRVRSFNDSLTKVAEQLAGEREDLAAALKHLGAALGDVSEFVKKNKKSLTSNVRGLSKVTKVLVAQRAALEELLEVAPTGLSNLQNAYNASAGTLDTRNNPEEPQDPASLLCSLLKTTGDEGGKNPDCAELKKLFDSLPEVPAAPAVTGTVDRTLGGILEARA
- a CDS encoding MCE family protein — its product is MRIRIAPRRTRRRRPEPLMKVRILPPKLPRIRLPRKAGRPRLKPFRDRNPVVVGAVGLTTLALLTVAAFNADSLPVIGGGETYSAAFSEAGGLKPGDEVRIAGVKVGKVEDVDLDGDHVKVTFKVKDDPDFGTETGASIRVKTILGAKYLALHPKGPGQLKAGSEIPLRRTVSAYDVVQAFSDLTTTTEEVDTEQLAKALDTISTTFQDSPPEVRASIKGLSRISRTVASRDKALRELLDHANGVTGVLAEHSKDFSTLVKDGDKLFKEISKRRTAIHKLLKSSALLGIELSGLVEDNREEIGPALKNLNTFVRMLERNQASLDRSVKLLAPYVRVFTNTLGNGRWFDSYVQNLVAAPVVPRTGGSR
- a CDS encoding MCE family protein gives rise to the protein MRTTGARRTGAPLVKFGLFALVTILATALLAATIVNVSFAPKDTYRAVFSDVTGLEEGDDIRVAGVRVGEVEGIRIKDRTLAEVTFTVTAERPLLTSTGAVVRYRNLVGQRYIALTEGAGNGTRLRPGGTIPLSRTQPALDLNALLNGFKPLFAALSPGDVNQLATEIIKTLQGEGGTVNSLLAHTASLTTTLADRDELIGSVIDNLNSVLKTLDERGGRFSGLLTQLRRVISGLSADRKPIGESLVSIGDLTEATSGLLHDARPPLKDDIAELGELTGTLNRNEKTVEGVLKRLPNKLTELTGTASYGSWFNFYLCDFDGRIVLPKTKQVLTPEFHVARARCGA
- a CDS encoding MCE family protein, whose translation is MRVLRLRLYGIAFIAVLALLLSLAVAVYQQAFTSVVRITLEAGSLGNQLDPRADVKLRGLLVGEVRAVRADGEKATLDIALKPEYVAFIPSDVHARLLPKTLFGEKYVDLVAPRGSSARPIRAGDVITQDRTKVGMELQRLLNDLLPLLRTVEPGELNATLSAFATALEGRGDRIGDNLTRVEAYLRRLNPHLPSLKEDISRFADVAEVYGDAAPDLMRILRNTVTTSRTIVEKKDRLAAALRTTATVAGTGEDFFDANGDRLITLGRVSRPTLQLFARYSPEYPCLLDGLVRQEKASEEAFRGGRMRITLEVVRPQAAYEPGEEPRYAERSGPNCRGLPNPQVPAPHTDLNDGTSSGRSSDALPGGVDVSATDAEQRAVGSLVAPVMGVPADEVPPVATLLFGPLARGTAVSVA
- a CDS encoding MlaE family ABC transporter permease, whose protein sequence is MRPLRLLDRPLRSLEELGTQLSFYGRSLAWTGRTLRRYKKEIVRLLAEVSFGRGALAVVGGTVGVIAFLSFFTGTEVGLQGYAALNQLGTSNFVAFLSAYFNTREIAPLVAGLALSATVGAGFTAQLGAMRISEETDALEVMGVPSLPFLVTTRMVAGFVAVIPLYVIGLLSSYLAARTITTGYYGQSTGTYDHYFHQYLPPVDVLWSFGKVIVFAVLIILVHCYYGYYASGGPAGVGVAVGRAVRTSIVAINVLDFFLSLAIWGANTTVRIAG
- a CDS encoding MlaE family ABC transporter permease; protein product: MSLSPTGALRHSGNLFAMALDVVRTIPRRPFQAREFIQQAWFVASVTILPTALVSIPFGAVIALQIGSLTRQLGAQSFSGAASVLAVLREASPIVTALLIAGAGGTAICADLGARKIRDEIDAMQVLGIDPIHRLVVPRVLASMVVAVLLNGLVSVVGVAGGYFFNVILQNGTPGAYLASFTTLAQLSDLWAAEVKALVFGAIAGIVASYKGLTAKGGPKGVGDAVNQSVVITFMLLFVTNFVMTAVYFQVVPQRG
- a CDS encoding ABC transporter ATP-binding protein: MGVEICVEGLTKSFGHQVIWQDVSLTLPAGEVSVMLGPSGTGKSVFLKTLVGLLKPERGSVKIAGRDITKLREHDLYEVRKLFGVLFQDGALFGSMNLYDNIAFPLREHTRKSESQIRRIVLEKMDMVGLIGAEGKLPGEISGGMRKRAGLARALVLDPEIILFDEPDSGLDPVRVAYLNQLIVDLNAQIDATFLIVTHDIASARQVPDNIGLLFRRELVMFGPREKLLTSDEPVVRQFLGGRMQGPIGMAEEKDAAQVEQELAQLGDGEHTTTPGSQELPPRLLPGPGITRPPRWEAIARRESELHRREVAGA